The following proteins are co-located in the Solanum pennellii chromosome 1, SPENNV200 genome:
- the LOC107012137 gene encoding F-box protein At1g10780, giving the protein MDFLPDAIVTCILVYVTNAKDVASASCVSKRWKESIPYLNKLVFPRNIFDDVKRFSPDEIIEQMVSSINKLEELVVYCPFSGSCLASWLSMAGHSLQKLELKMDDNLIDLNSCSRKLDSIGAATNLESLKLWGVNMTRGPKWHTFHKLKNLEIVGAVTDDSNLHAALGACPNLSNLLLLGCEGATDVFIELPHLEKCKLDFNGLGNCSLTVNSRNLQHLEVQGFSGIRVLETQFLRDLIIANTAGRVSALDFGKLVALESLEMRGVQWCWHAIHYMLQLASEVKHLLMKVEFTGDFDALQPFPEIDIVDFFNSHPKLTKFEIHGAMFAALCQRNSLRNVDSRFMIPCLEEVVVTVRSPLNAEQKMSTLESLINYGKKLRKMRIRILQMKSSHSSTDDFFEDICKFTHSHRRIVSIE; this is encoded by the exons ATGGACTTTTTGCCAGATGCCATTGTCACGTGCATCTTAGTCTATGTAACGAACGCAAAAGATGTGGCTTCTGCTTCTTGTGTATCAAAGAGATGGAAGGAGTCAATTCCTTATCTGAACAAGCTTGTCTTCCCTCGTAACATTTTTGATGATGTTAAGAGGTTCTCTCCTGATGAAATTATTGAGCAAATGGTTTCATCAATTAATAAACTGGAAGAACTTGTTGTATACTGTCCTTTTAGTGGTTCTTGCCTAGCGTCATGGCTTTCAATGGCAGGACATTCTCTACAGAAGCTTGAACTAAAGATGGATGACAACCTTATTGATTTGAATTCTTGCTCCAGGAAGTTGGATAGTATCGGAGCAGCAACGAATTTGGAGTCATTGAAACTTTGGGGTGTGAATATGACTCGTGGCCCAAAATGGCACACTTTCCATAAGCttaaaaatcttgaaatagTTGGTGCAGTAACAGATGACTCTAACCTCCATGCTGCATTAGGGGCTTGCCCCAATTTGAGTAACCTGTTGCTCCTTGGTTGTGAAGGAGCGACAGATGTCTTTATTGAGCTTCCTCATCTGGAGAAATGCAAACTTGATTTCAATGGCTTAGGTAATTGCTCCCTTACTGTCAATTCTCGAAATCTTCAACATTTGGAAGTGCAAGGCTTTAGTGGGATCAGAGTCCTTGAGACTCAATTTCTCAGAGACCTTATCATTGCTAATACTGCAG GACGGGTTAGTGCTCTTGATTTTGGAAAGCTTGTGGCACTTGAGTCATTGGAGATGAGAGGAGTTCAATGGTGTTGGCATGCTATACACTATATGCTTCAATTGGCAAGTGAAGTCAAGCATCTCCTCATGAAGGTGGAATTCACTGGGGATTTTGATGCTCTTCAGCCATTTCCTGAgattgatattgttgatttctTTAACAGTCATCCCAAGCTAACAAAATTTGAAATCCATGGTGCCATGTTTGCTGCTCTTTGCCAGAGAAACAGTTTGAGAAAT GTTGACTCCAGATTTATGATCCCTTGCCTTGAGGAGGTTGTAGTCACCGTGAGGTCGCCACTGAATGCTGAACAAAAGATGAGTACTCTAGAGTCTCTAATCAACTATGGAAAGAAACTGAGGAAGATGAGAATAAGAATTCTTCAGATGAAGAGCAGCCATAGCAGTACAGATGATTTTTTTGAGGATATTTGCAAATTCACTCACAGTCATCGCAGGATTGTTTCAATTGAATAG